A region from the Mesorhizobium sp. J8 genome encodes:
- a CDS encoding indolepyruvate ferredoxin oxidoreductase subunit alpha, translated as MAERSFAKEVEKLRLGAGQEFAGEGILAITKALLQCGVGYVGGYQGAPISHLMDVLADAQDILGELGVHFEASASEATATAMLAASVHYPIRGAATFKSTVGTNVASDALANLASGGVTGGALIIVGEDYGEGSSIMQERSHAFAMKSQVWLLDPRPNLPSIVKAVEDGFELSEASNTPVMLQVRIRCCHVHGHFIAKDNKRPPMSVADALSAPRRDTGRIVLPPASFLHEKEKVAKRWPAAVDFIKSRKINEIFGPDHGSIGIVMQGGMYNSVIRALQRLGLADTYGDTDVPLYVLNAVYPLVDDEFLAFCEGKQAVLVVEEGQPNYIEQAFAAMLHKAGRGTKLVGKEHLPMAGEYTGQVMLDGIGSFLRANAPHLLPGEVRAPNKLGEGVDTADLVNVVPGRPPGFCVGCPERPIFAATKLVEQELGKHHIASDIGCHLFSIMPPFELGATTMGYGLGPASASAFNSPDAKRRSISFVGDGGFWHNGLTSSIGNAVFNRNDGVIVIVDNFYSAATGGQDILSSRANNRTKSTKHPIDEAVKGMGVKWLRHIDRTYDVGKMRAALRDALTTEEKGPKVIVASSECMLNRQRREKPLVDKAIKGGERIVKPKFGVDEDICTGDHACMRLSGCPSLSVKSLDDPLRDDPVASIDQNCVGCGNCGEVADAAVLCPSFYRADVVHNPGRWDRFLESARRAVIGLLQRRRESRRLMFADA; from the coding sequence ATGGCCGAACGGTCTTTTGCCAAGGAAGTCGAAAAGCTGAGGTTAGGGGCCGGCCAGGAATTCGCCGGCGAAGGCATCCTCGCCATCACCAAGGCGCTCCTGCAATGCGGCGTCGGCTATGTCGGCGGCTATCAAGGCGCACCGATCAGCCATCTGATGGACGTGCTGGCCGACGCGCAGGACATCCTGGGCGAGCTCGGCGTGCATTTCGAGGCGAGCGCCTCGGAAGCGACCGCCACGGCAATGCTTGCCGCCTCCGTGCATTATCCGATTCGGGGTGCGGCCACCTTCAAGTCGACGGTCGGCACCAATGTCGCATCCGACGCGCTGGCGAACCTGGCGTCCGGCGGGGTCACCGGCGGCGCGCTGATCATCGTCGGCGAGGACTATGGCGAGGGCTCTTCCATCATGCAGGAGCGCAGCCACGCCTTTGCCATGAAGAGCCAGGTCTGGCTGCTCGACCCGCGGCCGAACCTGCCGTCGATCGTCAAGGCGGTGGAGGACGGCTTCGAGCTGTCCGAGGCGTCGAACACGCCGGTGATGCTGCAGGTGCGCATCCGCTGCTGCCATGTGCATGGACACTTCATCGCCAAGGATAACAAGCGCCCGCCGATGTCGGTTGCCGACGCGCTGTCGGCGCCGCGCCGCGACACCGGCCGCATCGTTCTGCCGCCCGCCTCCTTCCTGCATGAGAAGGAGAAGGTTGCCAAGCGCTGGCCGGCCGCGGTGGATTTCATCAAGAGCCGTAAGATCAATGAGATCTTCGGGCCGGACCACGGCTCCATCGGCATCGTCATGCAGGGCGGCATGTACAATTCCGTCATCCGCGCGCTGCAGCGGCTCGGCCTTGCCGATACCTATGGCGACACCGACGTGCCGCTTTACGTGCTGAACGCCGTCTATCCGCTGGTCGATGACGAGTTCCTCGCCTTCTGCGAAGGCAAGCAGGCGGTGCTGGTCGTCGAGGAAGGCCAGCCCAACTATATCGAGCAGGCCTTTGCCGCGATGCTGCACAAGGCTGGGCGCGGCACCAAGCTGGTCGGCAAGGAGCATCTGCCGATGGCCGGCGAATACACCGGACAGGTGATGCTCGACGGTATCGGCTCCTTCCTGCGCGCCAACGCTCCGCATCTTCTGCCCGGCGAGGTCCGTGCTCCAAACAAGCTGGGCGAAGGCGTCGACACCGCCGACCTCGTCAATGTCGTTCCTGGCCGGCCGCCGGGCTTCTGCGTCGGCTGCCCGGAGCGGCCTATCTTCGCCGCGACCAAACTGGTCGAGCAGGAGCTCGGCAAGCACCACATCGCCTCCGACATCGGCTGCCATCTGTTCTCGATCATGCCGCCCTTCGAGCTCGGCGCCACCACCATGGGCTACGGCCTGGGGCCGGCCTCGGCCTCCGCCTTCAATTCGCCGGACGCCAAACGCCGCTCGATCTCCTTCGTCGGCGATGGCGGCTTCTGGCACAACGGCCTGACCTCCTCGATCGGCAACGCCGTCTTCAACCGGAATGACGGCGTCATCGTCATCGTCGACAATTTCTACTCGGCCGCCACCGGCGGGCAGGACATCCTGTCGTCGCGCGCCAACAACCGCACCAAGTCCACAAAGCATCCTATCGACGAGGCGGTGAAGGGCATGGGGGTCAAATGGCTGCGCCACATCGACCGCACCTATGATGTCGGCAAGATGCGCGCGGCGCTGCGCGACGCGCTGACCACCGAGGAGAAGGGGCCGAAGGTCATCGTCGCCTCGTCGGAATGCATGCTCAACCGGCAGCGCCGCGAGAAGCCGCTGGTCGACAAGGCGATCAAGGGCGGCGAGCGCATCGTGAAGCCGAAATTCGGCGTCGACGAGGACATCTGCACCGGCGACCACGCCTGCATGCGGCTCTCCGGCTGTCCGTCGCTGTCGGTCAAGTCGCTCGACGATCCGTTGCGCGACGATCCGGTCGCCTCGATCGACCAGAACTGCGTCGGCTGCGGCAATTGCGGCGAGGTGGCGGATGCGGCTGTGCTCTGCCCGTCCTTCTACCGCGCCGATGTCGTCCACAATCCCGGCCGCTGGGACCGTTTCCTCGAAAGCGCGCGCCGCGCCGTGATCGGCTTGCTGCAGCGCCGCCGCGAGAGCCGCCGTTTGATGTTCGCCGATGCTTGA
- a CDS encoding indolepyruvate oxidoreductase subunit beta family protein, translating to MLDHNSALRPKSGSLDDERVIKLAVLAVGGQGGGVLADWITDVAERNGYIAQSTSVAGVAQRTGATIYYIEMARDTGRLPVFALSPSQGDVDILIAAELMEAGRAIIRGFVTPERTTLITSSHRIAAVSEKIEPGDGRASPEKVHATAQAAAKRFIAFDMEKIAADNGTMISASLLGALAGSDALPFTRESYEQAIGAGGRGVKASLAAFGAACDRARGIAAAPPAEQAAKPAAAEPKSAAKVSGPETLLKGWQELAARVAALPEPVRDMAERGLKKVVDYQDIAYGAEYLGRLDKAVALDNTERGYALSIAAAKHLANAMCYDDMIRVADLKTRSTRDKRVRREVGVKQGAVLQVTEYFHPRIEEFCGTLPAGLGSYIENRPKLSAFLDRRINRGRHIRTDSFTGFAMLWFIGGLRRWRRQLLRHKVELEHLERWYSLALSHARQEYALATEVLNCRRLIKGYSDTHARAQSKFDRVLSALPMLEGRDDAADWIRRLREAALKDEKGDMLDGALKTVATLNEGAAR from the coding sequence ATGCTTGACCATAACTCAGCGCTGCGCCCGAAATCGGGCTCTTTAGACGACGAGCGGGTGATAAAGCTCGCCGTGCTTGCCGTCGGCGGCCAGGGCGGCGGCGTGCTGGCCGACTGGATCACCGACGTCGCCGAGCGCAACGGCTATATCGCGCAGTCGACCTCGGTGGCCGGCGTCGCGCAGCGCACCGGCGCCACGATCTATTACATCGAGATGGCCCGCGACACCGGCCGGCTTCCGGTCTTCGCGCTGTCCCCCTCGCAAGGCGACGTCGACATATTGATCGCGGCCGAGCTGATGGAAGCCGGCCGCGCCATCATCCGCGGTTTCGTCACGCCCGAGCGCACGACGCTGATCACCTCTTCGCATCGGATCGCCGCCGTCTCGGAAAAGATCGAGCCGGGCGACGGCCGCGCCTCGCCGGAAAAGGTGCATGCGACGGCGCAGGCTGCGGCCAAGCGCTTCATCGCTTTCGACATGGAAAAGATCGCTGCCGACAATGGCACGATGATTTCGGCCAGCCTGCTCGGCGCGCTGGCCGGTTCCGATGCGCTCCCCTTCACCCGTGAAAGCTATGAGCAGGCGATCGGTGCCGGCGGCCGTGGCGTGAAAGCCAGCCTCGCCGCCTTCGGCGCGGCTTGTGACCGCGCGCGTGGCATCGCGGCCGCCCCGCCGGCCGAGCAGGCAGCGAAGCCTGCCGCTGCCGAACCCAAGTCGGCGGCGAAGGTCAGCGGCCCCGAAACCTTGTTGAAAGGCTGGCAGGAGCTTGCCGCCCGCGTCGCGGCGTTGCCGGAGCCTGTGCGCGACATGGCCGAGCGCGGGCTGAAGAAGGTGGTCGACTATCAGGATATCGCCTACGGCGCCGAATATCTCGGCCGGCTGGACAAGGCCGTCGCGCTCGACAATACGGAGCGCGGCTACGCGTTGTCGATCGCCGCGGCAAAGCATCTTGCCAATGCCATGTGCTACGACGACATGATCCGCGTCGCCGATCTCAAGACGCGTTCGACCCGCGACAAGCGCGTGCGCAGGGAGGTCGGCGTCAAGCAAGGCGCGGTTCTGCAGGTCACTGAATATTTCCACCCGCGCATCGAGGAGTTCTGCGGCACGCTGCCGGCGGGGCTCGGCAGCTATATCGAGAACCGCCCGAAACTCTCTGCCTTCCTCGACCGCCGCATCAATCGCGGCCGCCACATCCGCACCGACAGTTTCACCGGTTTTGCGATGCTGTGGTTCATCGGCGGCCTGCGCCGCTGGCGCCGCCAACTGTTGCGCCACAAAGTAGAGCTCGAGCATCTTGAGCGTTGGTATAGCCTGGCGCTTAGCCACGCCCGCCAGGAGTACGCTTTGGCCACCGAGGTCCTGAATTGCCGCCGGCTGATCAAGGGCTATAGCGACACCCATGCCCGCGCCCAGTCGAAGTTCGACCGCGTGCTCTCGGCGCTGCCGATGCTCGAAGGCCGCGACGACGCCGCCGACTGGATCCGCCGCCTGCGCGAAGCGGCGCTGAAGGACGAGAAGGGCGACATGCTCGACGGCGCGCTGAAGACGGTGGCGACGCTCAATGAAGGCGCCGCCCGATAA
- a CDS encoding GCG_CRPN prefix-to-repeats domain-containing protein, which yields MFAKYFLPIALAAGTLMSAAGSEAMPLVKPSAAPLPIESVGWRCGPGWHMNRWGRCVPNRRVIIRPMHVRHWHPGFWFHGRWHPGFWS from the coding sequence ATGTTCGCAAAATACTTTCTGCCTATCGCTCTGGCCGCCGGCACCTTGATGTCCGCCGCCGGCTCCGAGGCTATGCCGCTTGTCAAGCCGAGCGCCGCGCCGCTGCCGATTGAAAGTGTCGGCTGGCGCTGCGGCCCTGGCTGGCACATGAACCGCTGGGGCAGATGCGTGCCGAACCGCCGGGTGATCATCCGCCCGATGCATGTGCGCCACTGGCATCCCGGCTTCTGGTTTCACGGCCGCTGGCATCCCGGTTTCTGGAGCTGA
- a CDS encoding DUF1501 domain-containing protein, with product MSLLCETPNLSRRAVLMTGGALFAWAYLPRFVRAADSRDPRLIVIVLRGALDGLSTVGPVGDPDYAGLHGDIALSLSGANPALPLDGFFAVNPAMPVFARLFKAGQAAAVHAAATGYRDRSHFDGQDVLESGLPGPGNATTGWLNRALASLPPGERVAKLGGLAVGPSTPLVIRGGAPVLGWAPQALPAPGDALAERVLDLYNHRDPVLAAALQKGLDADRMATGDQFDKTIKPKGGLDNAAGMRQSAQGAARLMAADDGPRVAALAFDGWDTHVNEGGATGRLANLLGGLDGAFEEFEKGLGARWKDTAVVAITEFGRTARINGTVGTDHGTGTVVLLAGGAIKGGRVIADWPGLKPAQLYEGRDLAPTSDVRAVLKGLLADQFGLSAAVLGEQVFPESAAVKPMRDLVA from the coding sequence ATGAGCCTTCTTTGCGAAACCCCGAACCTCTCCCGCCGCGCCGTCCTGATGACCGGAGGCGCGCTGTTCGCCTGGGCCTACCTGCCGCGCTTCGTGCGCGCCGCCGATAGCCGCGACCCGCGCCTGATCGTCATCGTGCTGCGCGGCGCGCTGGACGGCCTGTCGACGGTCGGGCCGGTCGGCGATCCGGACTATGCTGGCCTGCATGGCGACATCGCGCTTTCGCTCTCAGGTGCCAACCCGGCATTGCCGCTCGACGGTTTCTTCGCCGTCAACCCGGCAATGCCGGTGTTTGCGCGCCTGTTCAAGGCGGGCCAGGCGGCGGCGGTGCACGCCGCCGCGACCGGCTATCGCGACCGCTCGCATTTTGACGGCCAGGACGTGCTGGAGAGCGGCCTGCCGGGACCCGGCAACGCCACGACCGGCTGGCTCAACCGAGCCCTGGCCAGCCTGCCGCCGGGCGAGCGCGTGGCTAAGCTCGGCGGGCTGGCCGTGGGGCCGTCGACGCCGCTGGTGATCCGCGGCGGCGCGCCCGTGCTCGGCTGGGCGCCGCAGGCCCTGCCGGCGCCCGGCGATGCCTTGGCCGAGCGCGTGCTCGACCTCTACAACCATCGCGACCCGGTATTGGCCGCAGCACTTCAGAAAGGACTCGACGCCGACCGCATGGCGACGGGCGACCAGTTCGACAAGACGATCAAGCCGAAAGGCGGCCTCGACAATGCCGCCGGAATGCGCCAGTCGGCGCAAGGCGCGGCGAGGCTGATGGCGGCCGATGACGGGCCGCGTGTCGCAGCACTCGCCTTCGACGGCTGGGACACGCATGTCAACGAAGGCGGCGCCACCGGCCGGCTCGCTAACCTGCTCGGCGGCCTCGACGGCGCTTTCGAGGAGTTCGAGAAAGGGCTCGGCGCGCGCTGGAAGGACACGGCGGTCGTCGCGATCACCGAGTTCGGCCGCACGGCGCGCATCAACGGCACTGTCGGCACCGATCACGGCACCGGCACGGTGGTGCTGCTCGCCGGCGGCGCGATCAAGGGCGGTCGCGTCATCGCCGACTGGCCGGGCCTGAAGCCGGCGCAGCTCTACGAAGGCCGCGACCTCGCGCCGACCAGCGATGTGCGCGCGGTGCTGAAGGGGTTGCTGGCCGACCAGTTCGGGCTGTCGGCTGCGGTGCTCGGTGAGCAGGTGTTTCCGGAGTCGGCAGCGGTGAAGCCGATGCGGGATCTGGTGGCGTGA
- a CDS encoding DUF1800 domain-containing protein, producing the protein MAAPVSNSVPPDPALVALHRFGLGARPGDDFGKIAADPRGYLKAELKQQDIALIPSDDPRNAGLLDSTAAIQASMAAAMERKAARDEKTAAAMQPMAADDPAGPAVTKAKPSVPRVEADIYRDEAQARFDKALAAAPGFVERLIGFWSNHFCVSVAKAPVVRACAGAFEREAIRPFVLGRFADMLLAVEHHPAMLFYLDNQQSIGPDSRAGKRRGRGLNENLAREILELHTLGVGSGYTQADVTSFAAMLTGWTMAGREGRLGEPGTFVFNANAHQPGKAMLLGKTYPDGGMGQAEAALNDIARHPATARHIATKLARHFIADDPPPAAVARLATVFTKTDGDLRSIALTLIDMPEAWSTPLTKLRSPLDFVVALRRAAGATAGNEPQRSLRWLSVLGEPLWRPPGPNGFPDRTDAWASAEGLKTRLDIAWQAAKQANDIGDPDATLASLIGPSASAETRQAIARAESKQQGLALLLMAPEFQRR; encoded by the coding sequence TTGGCCGCACCCGTTTCCAATTCCGTCCCGCCTGATCCGGCGCTGGTGGCGCTCCACCGCTTCGGCCTCGGCGCAAGGCCCGGCGACGATTTCGGCAAGATCGCCGCCGATCCGCGTGGCTACCTCAAGGCCGAGCTCAAGCAGCAGGACATCGCGCTCATCCCTTCCGACGATCCGCGGAATGCCGGGCTGCTGGACAGCACCGCGGCGATCCAGGCCAGCATGGCGGCCGCCATGGAACGCAAGGCGGCGCGGGATGAGAAGACGGCGGCCGCCATGCAGCCGATGGCAGCGGATGATCCAGCCGGCCCGGCCGTGACAAAAGCCAAGCCGTCAGTCCCGCGCGTCGAGGCCGACATCTATCGCGACGAGGCGCAGGCCCGCTTCGACAAGGCGCTCGCCGCGGCGCCGGGCTTCGTGGAGCGGCTGATCGGCTTCTGGTCGAACCATTTCTGCGTTTCCGTCGCCAAGGCGCCGGTCGTGCGCGCCTGCGCGGGCGCCTTCGAACGCGAGGCGATCCGCCCCTTTGTGCTCGGCCGCTTCGCCGATATGCTATTGGCCGTCGAGCATCATCCCGCGATGCTGTTCTATCTCGACAACCAGCAGTCCATCGGCCCCGATTCCCGCGCCGGCAAACGGCGCGGCCGCGGCCTGAACGAGAACCTCGCCCGCGAGATCCTGGAGCTGCATACGCTGGGCGTCGGCAGCGGCTATACCCAGGCCGACGTCACCAGTTTCGCCGCCATGCTGACCGGCTGGACGATGGCCGGCCGCGAGGGCCGGCTGGGAGAGCCGGGGACCTTCGTCTTCAACGCCAACGCGCACCAGCCGGGCAAGGCGATGCTGCTCGGCAAGACCTATCCCGACGGCGGCATGGGCCAGGCGGAGGCCGCGCTCAACGACATTGCCCGCCACCCGGCCACCGCGCGGCACATCGCCACCAAGCTTGCCCGCCATTTCATCGCGGACGATCCCCCGCCGGCGGCGGTCGCGCGCCTAGCCACGGTCTTCACCAAGACCGATGGCGACCTGCGCTCGATCGCCTTGACGCTGATCGACATGCCCGAAGCCTGGTCAACGCCGCTGACCAAGCTGCGCTCGCCCTTGGACTTTGTCGTGGCGCTGCGGCGGGCGGCCGGTGCGACGGCCGGCAACGAACCGCAACGGTCGCTTCGCTGGCTAAGCGTGCTCGGCGAGCCGCTGTGGCGACCGCCGGGGCCGAACGGCTTTCCCGACCGGACGGACGCATGGGCCTCAGCCGAGGGTCTCAAGACGCGGCTCGACATCGCCTGGCAGGCCGCGAAACAGGCGAACGACATTGGCGATCCCGACGCGACGCTGGCGTCGCTGATCGGCCCGTCCGCCTCGGCCGAGACGCGGCAGGCGATTGCACGCGCCGAGTCCAAGCAGCAGGGCCTGGCGCTTCTGTTGATGGCGCCGGAGTTCCAGCGACGGTAG
- a CDS encoding GCG_CRPN prefix-to-repeats domain-containing protein: MNSLTKYSLAAALAIGGTAAATAASATPIAPVAPTPAMIEHVAWGCGPGWHPNYWGRCVPNRRVIYPGYYYWGGPSVYIGPVWHPYHRWHHWRRW; this comes from the coding sequence ATGAACAGTCTGACGAAGTATTCGCTCGCGGCAGCGCTTGCCATCGGCGGCACGGCCGCCGCAACCGCCGCCTCGGCGACGCCGATCGCACCGGTCGCACCCACGCCGGCAATGATAGAGCACGTCGCCTGGGGCTGCGGTCCGGGCTGGCATCCCAACTACTGGGGCCGCTGCGTGCCCAACCGCCGCGTCATCTATCCCGGTTATTATTACTGGGGCGGACCGAGCGTCTATATCGGCCCGGTCTGGCATCCTTACCATCGCTGGCACCACTGGCGCCGTTGGTGA
- a CDS encoding periplasmic heavy metal sensor, with product MSPRLVAASLVLNVFLIGALAGGAGWLIGKSNPGFSLESAGGRLPAADRKVFRQALRDVRRESRDVILDGQAARREAANLLRQPTLDSNALAAALERARNADVTIRTRLEQRIIEFAASGSAEDRQLLADALLRRAGRQPPPAKKSP from the coding sequence ATGAGCCCCCGTCTCGTCGCGGCATCCCTGGTGCTCAACGTCTTTCTGATCGGCGCGCTCGCGGGCGGGGCGGGCTGGCTGATCGGCAAGTCCAATCCGGGCTTTTCGCTGGAATCCGCCGGCGGCAGGTTGCCGGCCGCCGACCGCAAGGTCTTCCGCCAGGCACTGCGCGACGTGCGCCGCGAATCCCGCGACGTGATCCTCGACGGTCAGGCCGCGCGGCGCGAAGCGGCGAACCTGCTGCGGCAACCCACCCTCGACAGCAACGCGCTTGCCGCCGCCCTGGAGCGGGCGCGCAACGCCGATGTCACGATCCGCACGCGGCTGGAACAGCGCATCATCGAATTCGCCGCATCGGGATCGGCGGAGGATCGTCAATTGCTGGCGGACGCACTGCTTCGGCGCGCCGGCCGGCAGCCGCCGCCTGCAAAAAAATCGCCATAG
- a CDS encoding RNA polymerase sigma factor, whose product MGADPDEELVRRIGAGDAAAVQAMVARKLPRILALAARMLGDAAEAEDVAQETFMRIWRHASGWRQGHARFDTWIHRVALNLCYDRLRRRREWTTDELPEVADETPLPDAMPGDEERRVNQALQRIAPRQREAIVLVYYQELSNIEAAGAMQVSVDALESLLARGRRSLQAMLVGDGDD is encoded by the coding sequence ATGGGTGCCGATCCGGACGAGGAACTGGTACGACGCATCGGCGCCGGCGACGCCGCCGCCGTGCAGGCGATGGTGGCGCGCAAGCTGCCGCGCATCCTGGCCCTGGCCGCCCGGATGCTCGGCGACGCGGCGGAGGCCGAGGACGTCGCCCAGGAGACGTTCATGCGCATCTGGCGCCACGCCTCCGGCTGGCGCCAGGGACACGCGCGGTTCGACACCTGGATCCACCGGGTGGCGCTCAATCTCTGCTACGACCGGCTGCGGCGCCGGCGCGAATGGACGACGGACGAGTTGCCGGAGGTTGCGGATGAAACGCCGCTGCCCGACGCCATGCCGGGCGACGAAGAGCGCAGGGTCAACCAGGCGCTGCAGCGCATCGCGCCGCGCCAGCGCGAGGCGATCGTGCTGGTCTACTATCAGGAGCTGTCCAACATCGAGGCCGCCGGCGCCATGCAGGTCAGCGTCGATGCGCTGGAAAGTTTGCTCGCGCGAGGTCGTCGCTCGTTGCAGGCCATGCTCGTTGGAGATGGCGATGATTGA
- a CDS encoding EF-hand domain-containing protein has protein sequence MIRPALFALALGLQTAVATAQATTLAPAPAQTTPDSSAAAKSGLTLEKFEARREKAFMRADTDNDGKVSLAEWTAFQTARKAKGDPAKSFARIDTNKDGFVDKGELDALLAKRFAKLDKNGDGVLGADERPGHKSAPNEEQ, from the coding sequence ATGATCCGCCCCGCCCTATTCGCCCTTGCCCTTGGCTTGCAGACCGCCGTGGCGACCGCCCAGGCGACGACCCTTGCCCCCGCGCCCGCCCAGACGACGCCGGACAGCTCGGCTGCCGCCAAATCCGGCCTGACGCTGGAAAAGTTCGAGGCGCGTCGGGAAAAGGCGTTCATGCGGGCCGACACCGACAATGACGGCAAGGTCAGCCTCGCCGAATGGACCGCTTTCCAGACCGCGCGCAAGGCCAAGGGCGATCCGGCCAAATCCTTCGCGCGCATCGACACCAACAAGGACGGCTTCGTCGACAAGGGCGAGCTCGACGCCCTGCTGGCCAAGCGCTTCGCCAAGCTGGACAAGAACGGCGACGGCGTGCTTGGCGCCGACGAGAGGCCGGGCCACAAATCCGCTCCCAACGAGGAGCAATGA